Proteins encoded together in one Deltaproteobacteria bacterium window:
- a CDS encoding ATP-binding cassette domain-containing protein produces the protein MRHSRPMNPTLRILLENITVRRKNRPLIAGLDWDLGSQGHWAVIGPNGAGKTTLLKVLSGLLWPDSRSRRTYVLDSRPTSSPLPIRPLIRFLGPETLETFARHAPFLSVL, from the coding sequence ATGCGACATTCCAGACCCATGAATCCGACCCTGCGCATCCTCCTCGAGAACATTACTGTTCGTCGCAAAAACCGCCCTCTGATCGCCGGTCTCGACTGGGATCTGGGCTCCCAGGGGCACTGGGCCGTCATCGGCCCCAACGGCGCGGGCAAGACCACCCTGCTCAAGGTTCTGTCAGGGCTCCTCTGGCCCGACAGCCGCAGTCGCCGAACCTACGTCCTGGACAGCCGCCCGACCTCGAGCCCTCTGCCGATCCGGCCCCTGATCCGCTTCCTGGGTCCTGAGACCCTGGAAACCTTCGCTCGCCACGCCCCGTTCCTTTCGGTGCTC